The following nucleotide sequence is from Ochotona princeps isolate mOchPri1 chromosome 24, mOchPri1.hap1, whole genome shotgun sequence.
CCTGCACAGACTGTGGCCCGACCTCACACGTGCGGGCCTAGATGTAGCTGGGGACGCCTTCAACTGCTGCCCGAGGGCAAGCTGCCGGCAGTCTGCACACACAGAGCAGCCCCTAGGCCCTTTGGATACCAGGGGTGCCCAGGGACGGGATCTGGGCCACAGCGGCTAGAAGACGGCGGTCGGGGGACACCAGGGCGTGTCCGGGTACAGGTGGCAGTGGACGGAGCGAAACCTGTGGGGACAGAGCGAGCGTGGGCAGGTCCTTGAGGGATGGGGCTGCACACCGGAGCCCACCTGCGCACACGGGACCCCCCCAAGGCTCGCAGCCACGGCCTCACCTGGATGGGTCAGCCTCCACGGAGAAGGGCCCCTTCAGGTGGATGGCATTCCGCTTGTTCTCAAACATACCGTAGCTCAGCGTCacctgagaggcagggaggaccTGAATGATGCCCGCTGTTCTCCCGGGCACCGGCAGCACACCAGGGGGAGGGCGGACACGCGACCCTCCTCGTCCCCCCGCGTGGCCAGCACACCTGTTCGTGTAGCTCAGAGGCGGGCACCTGCTGCAGGTTCTCCAGGTGGGAGTGGAAGAGGTGGCTGCGGATGAGGGGCACGCCCAGCAGGGCCTCCACTATGTAGCCGATGGTGCAGTCATCGGGCAGCCGGATACGCTCTGCCGTGCTCAGGAAGTGGCCACCGCTGCGGAGCGAGGAGGCAGGACCCTGAGGCTGGGCTTAGCAGCAGGGTCCTGCCCGGGTGTCCAGCAGTAAATGTGGCTGGCTGCCCCGGGTGTCTAGCAGCCAGGGGACACGGGCACTCACCTGGCCCACGGGCTCATCTTCAGGGCCAGCCCACGGCTGATGCAGAAGCCAGCACCTCCAGTGGCAAACCAGAAGTGGACAGGACGCTGGGGGGAGGAACGGAGTCATGAGACTAGGCTGTTGGCACTGCAACCCCTGCCCGCCCGTGGCAGGCCGCGCCCCTCGGAACGGTGGGCCGCTCGGCACCTGGTCCTCGCCCAGTCGCTCGGTGGCCTGGAGGGGCCGGTCCAGGCTGGGCTTGCCGATGTACACGTCCTGCATGTGTGGGTAGCTGGCCAGCAGCCGTAGCAGGGCCCGCACGTTGACGTAATTGTCATCATCCACATGACAGAACCACCTGGGGCAGGGCAAGGCAGCGCGGTCAACGGCAGCACGGCCAACGGGTCACAGGGGCTCCCAGGGATGCAGCCCAGAGGCGACAGCGGACACTCACTTCCTCCCGGACTCCACGAAGCGGTCATACTCCACCGCCATCTTGCAGGACAGAGCCTGGCGGCTGTGTGCCGCCGAGCAGTTGGTGTTGATCACGTTggctgtgtgtggggaggaggggccGTGAGGGGACAGGGGCAGGCTCCCAGAGGGGCCTCCCCCAGCCtggacaccccctcccccagccggCCGCCCCTGCCCATTCAGCCAACTTTTTCCCAGCACTGGCCACCTGTTGCCGCCTCTGCTGTAAAGGCCTGGGGACTGAAAGGGCCTCATTTGCATGAGAACGGGGGCTCGAGTGGCGGGGCGGGGCCTTGAGCAAGCCGCCCCTCCCCCTTAGCGCTGCACCTCCCACCCCAGGCCGCTGGCCGCCGGGCTCGCTCCACAGGCCCCGGGCTCACCCGTGTGCCTGGCCAGGACTTCGTCCTCCCCGTCCGTGAAAATGAATACCTGCAATAGGGAAGCGAACTGAGTGGGCAGCTGCGCCATGCCCCGGTCCTGGGCTCTCCAAGGACCCAGCAGAGTGGCAcacgggggcggggggcaggggcCACCTCACTCCTCACCCTCTACAGCTGGGCCCCAGGTCAGGCACGAGCCAGGTGGGccgccccgcccgcccgccaggTAACTGGCTCCCTGGCCCACCCCGTGCACCTGGCAGCACACACACCCTTATTGACACAGTGGCTGGCCGGCCCGCTCCCAGGGGCCGGGGCGGGAGGCAGCTTTGGGAAGCCAGGAGGGGACAAAGGCTGCAGCTGGGCGGCAGCCAAGCCCTGGGACAAAGGCCCAAGGGAGAGTGATTCACACCAGCATTGTCCCCCGCGCCATCCCGGCCGGAGGGGTGCCTGGCCGGCCTTAACTCGGCCTGAGTTAAGTGGGGAGTGGCTGGGCTACCCATTTCCATACAGCTGGCCTGGTTAActggggcgggcgggcgggcgagaGGTCCCCGGGGCAGGAGTGGGGCCACACGAGGACTGCAGGACTCCAGGCTGGGTCTCAAAGTCAGCGACCACACATTTTTCAAGGCCTTCCCGCAGGCTGGTGGCCGGAAAGGCACAAGTGTCCCCAGAGTACATGCCGCCtccccccagccctgtccccctcCTCCAGCTCGCCCTCCTGCTCCCCTGCCTTGCCAGAGGCCACAGCCGTGCCCCACCTGGGCCACCCCCTGCCCGGGGCTGCTCTGCGGAAGAGGAGGGGGCCGCCAGGGCGGGGCCCGGAGCTGCTGCCGGGCACCTGGGCCCGTCGGCACACGGGGAAGAATGTTCCTTCCTGTGCCCGGCCCGCCCAGCGCGTGCCGCCTGCCGCACCCGCTCCTGCACAGCCAAGCACAGAGCCTGCGGCGACAGCAGGCGGGGAGGCGCAGGGGGGTTCTGCGGCTGAGGCAGGACCTCCTTTGCACCTGGGGAGCGCACCTTCACCCCAGGCAGCCCCTGCATGCCAGCCCAGGTGAGGCTCCGTGTTGTAGATCGTGGGGGGGCCCAGAGCTGCCAGCACCGGGCAGCACCCCAGGCGGGCCGCACGCACAGACTCGcgcctgggccccagcaccccgACACAGGAATGCCGTGGGAGGCGGGAGGCCGGCCCGTGCAGACGCCCCGCTCCGCGCGCGCCCGAGCCACattcaaagaaaaatgctttaTTAATGAGCTCAGGCGCGGCTGGTTCTCCCGCGCTATGGCGGTGCCCTAAAAACCCAGCCCAAGGCTACAGAGATTAAAGTCACCTTTGTTCCTCATCCGTGGCGGGTGGGGCTGCACAAGGTGGGGGCTCTGGGCCTCCCCGCCTCAGCCACAGGGGGCTGCCTGGCCACCAGGGCCTCCACTTCCTCCCCAATAAATGGGTATAAACAGAACCACCAGTGTGGACcagagctggctcactccctctcttttctGGTCCCAAGAGTGCCAGGAGgaaagctgaggcccagagaggggcaGGTGCCAGCCCCAGTTCCACCAGGGGAGGAAGAGCTGGgcggctgggctggaccagggtaAGCGGGTGGGGGCCGGGGGACACCCGCAGGAAACGGCAATTGTTCCCACAGCCTTGCTTCAAAGAAACACAGGATGCCAAGTTGTCcccccaaccattgtggccgctgGGGTGGCAGGCTGGCccgctggggtgggggtggggtgtgggccAGAGGCCAGCGCTTCATGCAGGACTCCGGGGCCTTCATGCTGGCCTCACCCCCACCTCGTGCAGCGCTGCGCGGGGAGGCCCTGATAATCCTCGCTCAGTGGGCTTCAAAGGACGCTTCCTCCCAGGGACCTTCCTGCCCCCGGTCCCTCCCACACGCGGAGCTAGGGAGAACCAGTCCtgctcccctgctgcctcccccatcAGACTGGACTgagaccccacacacacacacacacctgtcctgCACAGGCCTAGGGAAGGTGGGTTCCCTCCTGTGAGTCCCAGGGAGCCCAGCCCATGCTGGGGACAGAGACAGGCCCTCCCAGTGGGTCCAGCTAAGACAGGAcagcagagggctctgaggaGAACGCAGGGAGGCCGGGTGCTGGCCGGGACCATGCTCCCCCGGGGCTGGCCGGGTGCTGGCCAGTGCTGGCCGGGTGCTGGCCGCGACCATGCTCCCCCAGGGCTGTCAGCCCGGGACAGGGGGCTGGGCCCTCATCGCCAGGCAGCCTGAGGGGCTGAAGCCGCAGCCGCGTTCCCATGGAGCGCAGAGCACACCAGGCCGACGCCTTTCTGGGCTGTAGAAAAGGGGCTTTGTTACCTTGGCCACCGAGCCGGCGTGAGAGCGACCGGCGCTGGGAATCCTAACGGCCCGGCCGCCAATCAAAACCCGCGCCCCCGCCGGCCGGCGCGCTGAGCCCCTGAGAAAGGGACGCCGCGTTCCCAAGGGGCTGCCCGTCTCCGCATTCCCAGGGCCCTGCCCCACGCCAGGACCCCACAGGGCCCCTGCCCCGTGGCACCCCCCAACCCGACGAGGGGGCGTTCCGCTCTAATCCCACCCCAAGCCCCTCCAGGATCCGGGCTCAGCCAAGCCACAGGCCCTGGGTCTCTGGGGTCTCCAAGGGAGGAAGCAGCCCGGGGTGCCCCCTGCCCGCCCGCCTGCCCCGGGCAGCGCGCCCACACTTGCCCCGCCCGCCCCAACCCAACGGTCCTGCAGTAGCCTGGAGGGAGAGGCGCGGTGGGGCGGGTCTTCACCCCAAGTGGGCGGAGTAAGTGCTCCGGGACTCCCCCAGCCTCGCCAACCGCTGCGAGGTGGGAAGGGGGCCTCCACGCAAACCCACAAACCCAAGGCGCGCTTCCCTTCCCAATGTATTCCCAGCGATTACAGCTTGTCCCCTCTCCTAGGAAGGCGGGGATCATGCCTTCCTCAAACGAGGTCGGGGAACAGCTGCCCGTGTGCGGAGCCCTCCTTGGGACAGGGCAGAATCGGCCTGGAGAGGTCCCCTAGCGCCTCGTGAATGCGCCGGTGCTGGTCACGGTGAAGGACGCATGCCAGGGAGTCAGCCTCCAGCGCTGGAGACTCGGCCGGGGCACCTCGGGCCGCTCTCCAGTCCGGTGGGCACCACCCTCCCGTCGGAGGGAACAGACTGGAGTCAGCACCCGCCTCCCGTCGGCCCCAGGGGCTGGACAAGGTCGCGGCCGGACCCCCTGGAATGGGTGCTCCCTGCCCACGCAGTCTTTGCGCCCGGGGCTCACCGTCTCCTTGTGGCGCGAGATCCAGGTCTGGAGCAGCAAGTCGAGGCGCGCGCGGTGAAACTTTCTGGTGGTCTTGACGGCGATGAAGACGTCGCGGGGCGCCAACGCCTCGGCAGGGGCTCGCGGGGCGCGCCCGGGCGCGGGTCCCACGTCTCTGCGCGCGCGGGCCAGCAGGCTGAAGTAGGCGGACAGACTGTGCACCTCGCGGGCCAGCGCGCCGGGCGCCGCCCCCGCGGGACTCACCAGGCTGCGCAGCGCGCGTCGGCCCCGCTCCGCGGGCGCCGGGGGCGGTGGCGGGTCGGCCGTGAGCACCAGCAGGCAGGCGAGCAGCGCTCCGGCCAGCGCCAGCAGCAGGCGCCGGCCGCAGCGCTTGAGCATGCTTGAGGGGGCGGCCCCGCGCCGCGCCTGCCCGTGCGCCCTCGGCCGGCTCCCGCTCCGGCACCCGAGACGCCGTGCTGCAGGGCACCGCCCGCGCGCGCACCGCGCTTAAGCCCCGCCGCCAGCCCCGCCTCGGGCCCGCCTCCGCGCGCTCACTGGCTCCGGGGCGCCGGGGCGGGACCGGAGGGGCGCCGGGGCAGCCGGGCAGCGCCCACGTGGGGCCGCGGCGGGGGGCTGGGGATGCCTCCCCGCGCACACGTGCACGGGGTCGCCCCCCGCGGGCCGCCGAGGGGGCGTGGGGCGAGCGGGCGAGCCCGAGCGCGGTGAGCGCAGGCCGGCTGGTGACAACGGGGCGCACCGGGGCGTCCGGCTCGCGGAGAAGCGTGCCCCGGGTGCTGTGCCACGGGTACTGGGGCCCCGGCTTCCTCGCGGCGCCTTCCGCTCACCGAACCCAGTCTCCTCCCTGGGAGGCACTTGAGTTACCCGCGCTGGACGTGGGGAACTCGGCCCACCTGTGCCGCAGGTGCAGGCGCGCGGCTCCAGCGAGACAACACCAGGGCCCAGTCCCACTCCGCTCCCAGCCCAGTGTCCTTGGCCCCCAGAGCCTTCAGGCGCCCCCCGCGGGGAACCAGCCCTGAGGTCGCCCCCTCCCTCGCGGGATCAAAGGCCGCCTTTTGGTCCCTCTGCGCGCGGCCCAGATGCGGCCCAGCTGTGCGCCCTTCCCACGGGTCCGAGCCGGCCCCTGCACGAGCGGGGGTGGCGGGAATGAGGATGAGGGGCTAAAGGCCCGGAAGCGGGCTGGGCGGGGTGGGAGCGCCCCGCGGAGCCGGAGCCAGAGCAGGGGACGGGCCACACACCCCCGGagtcccccccccacacacacacagcttcttccgggcctctgCTTGGCTGCGCCCCTGCCTCGCCCAACTGCGGAGGTCCTGGGGCGACCCCCAAGCTAAACGGGCTCCTGCTGAGTGACAGCCGGGCGCCCGAGTGCAATCGCAGCCTGGACCAAGAGTTTGTGGACAAATGTTCAGCCCCAACTCAGACCTGCGCCCGTTTGCTCTTGCgaaggcctgagctgggctgtgtGGGGGGTGGAGGTTCCCAGGCCCTCCTGCCGTCCCGCCCCTTCACCCCCAGGTAATTAGTAGGCACCACCTCAGGGCGGCAGATGCCAGAGCAGATGGCGCTGGCCCTGCCCAAGTGACAAGTCTCTCATGGCCTCACCTCTTGCCATAaacccctcccccagcagccagAGTCCCCGGGCCTGGAGGTGTCCAGCGGATTCCAGCCTCCGGCCCCTCCCTCGCATCTGCTCCCCTGCACCTCTGCCCCTGGACCACTTGGCCTGGGGTCCCTGTCTCCAACCACCGCTCTGCCACTTGTCAGGGCAGCACCCACCCACCTACACATGCAGGTGACAGGCCCACTCCCTTCCGCTCCCCCCGTGGCTGGGGGTGCCCACCTGGCCACTCATGCCCCACCCGCCTCACTCCCAAGGGTCTGATGCTTGGCTAGGGCTGAGGCCAGCGACTGGAAACGGGCTAGTGGATAGGTGCTGAGCTCCGGCAGGCAGGGTCTACGGGTGTGGGGGTCCCCGCTCTCGGCCCCAGGCAGTGGGGCCAAGGTTCCGTTATAGGGGAGGCAAGCCGAGGCTCTGAGAGGGACCGCCAGGCGCCTGGCCCTGCTTGGGCAGGGGCATGTGGGCAGAACCGAGCAGGGGGCTTCCTCCTCCCGCAGCCCAGCCTGGTGGGAGTTGGGGCGGGGAGGGTGGGGACCCCCGGCTGTGGCTGTCCGTCTGGGAGCCGCACAACAAAAGCTTGCAGCATTCTTGCGGGCTGCAGGCTTTGGCGAGACTGATTCAATTTCT
It contains:
- the LFNG gene encoding beta-1,3-N-acetylglucosaminyltransferase lunatic fringe, whose translation is MLKRCGRRLLLALAGALLACLLVLTADPPPPPAPAERGRRALRSLVSPAGAAPGALAREVHSLSAYFSLLARARRDVGPAPGRAPRAPAEALAPRDVFIAVKTTRKFHRARLDLLLQTWISRHKETVFIFTDGEDEVLARHTANVINTNCSAAHSRQALSCKMAVEYDRFVESGRKWFCHVDDDNYVNVRALLRLLASYPHMQDVYIGKPSLDRPLQATERLGEDQRPVHFWFATGGAGFCISRGLALKMSPWASGGHFLSTAERIRLPDDCTIGYIVEALLGVPLIRSHLFHSHLENLQQVPASELHEQVTLSYGMFENKRNAIHLKGPFSVEADPSRFRSVHCHLYPDTPWCPPTAVF